In Pseudoxanthomonas indica, the following are encoded in one genomic region:
- a CDS encoding nitric-oxide reductase large subunit codes for MQSTRRLWAGLAALLLVSFSVLLWVGGEVHRQAPPLPERVVDTEGNLLYTRQDIEVGRQVWQSIGGQQLGSIWGHGGYVAPDWGADWLHREAEAIQDGWARREANVESYKQLDEATRAAYAKRVQTVLRPNRYEASTGTITVDVDRAAAMREVAHHYEQLFGDTPELAPLREAYAMRNGTVADAAHRHQLTAFYWWAAWSSVTERPDSKISYTANWPADEMVGNTPPSNLFLWTVFSVLFLLAGIGLLGWHYAVNHGDEIATVLPKRDPLAELRITPSMRATGKYFWVVCALFLVQILLGAMTAHYQVEGQEAYGFALADVLPYSLTRTWHTQLAVLWIATAWLGMGLYIAPAISGHEPKFQRLGVHALWVCLLIIVVGAFAGQWFAVMQKMGLEHNFWFGHQGWEYVDLGRFWQWFLFIGLVLWLSLVGRALWPALRKGSESRSIVTLLFLSTVAIGLFYAAGLMWGEHTHLSMVEYWRWWVVHLWVEGFFEVFAVAVIAFLFTRLGLLQIRSATMAVLFATIVFLSGGVLGTLHHLYFTGTPTAVIALGASFSALEVVPLAYVGFEAYHSYKMGKATPWMARYRWPIMFFIAVSFWNLVGAGLFGFLINPPLSLYYMQGLNLTPTHGHTALFGVYGMLGIGLMLFCLRGLKPDVVWNEKLLKTAFWAMNIGLSLMALLTLLPLGLLQLRAALEHGYWYARSAEFMQQPLIDLLVWMRVPGDTIFSIGAVALVWFVFRLWVAPRREAALPAPQAS; via the coding sequence ATGCAATCAACCCGAAGACTGTGGGCAGGCCTGGCGGCCCTGTTGCTGGTCTCCTTCTCGGTACTGCTCTGGGTGGGAGGCGAAGTCCACCGACAGGCTCCTCCCCTGCCCGAACGTGTCGTGGATACGGAAGGCAACCTGCTCTACACCCGCCAGGACATCGAAGTCGGCCGGCAGGTCTGGCAATCGATTGGCGGGCAGCAACTGGGTTCCATCTGGGGCCATGGCGGCTACGTTGCACCTGACTGGGGCGCGGACTGGCTGCATCGCGAAGCCGAGGCAATCCAGGATGGCTGGGCCCGGCGCGAGGCCAATGTCGAAAGCTACAAGCAGCTCGATGAAGCCACTCGCGCGGCCTATGCCAAGCGGGTCCAGACCGTACTGCGGCCCAACCGCTACGAGGCCAGCACCGGTACGATCACGGTGGATGTTGATCGCGCTGCGGCCATGCGGGAGGTAGCTCACCACTATGAGCAACTATTCGGCGACACGCCGGAACTGGCTCCCTTGCGCGAAGCCTACGCCATGCGCAATGGCACCGTGGCCGATGCCGCGCACCGCCACCAGCTGACGGCCTTCTATTGGTGGGCAGCGTGGTCTTCGGTGACCGAGCGCCCCGACTCGAAAATCAGCTACACAGCCAACTGGCCGGCCGACGAAATGGTGGGCAATACGCCGCCTTCGAATCTGTTCCTGTGGACGGTCTTCAGCGTGCTGTTCCTGTTGGCAGGTATCGGCTTGCTGGGCTGGCACTACGCGGTCAACCATGGCGATGAGATCGCAACAGTCCTGCCCAAACGGGATCCGCTGGCGGAGTTGCGCATCACCCCGTCGATGCGTGCCACCGGCAAGTACTTCTGGGTGGTGTGCGCCTTGTTCCTGGTGCAGATCCTGCTGGGCGCAATGACTGCCCACTATCAGGTGGAAGGCCAGGAAGCCTATGGCTTCGCGCTGGCCGATGTCCTGCCCTACTCGCTCACACGCACCTGGCATACCCAGTTGGCAGTGCTGTGGATTGCCACCGCCTGGCTGGGCATGGGCTTGTATATCGCACCGGCGATTTCCGGCCACGAACCGAAGTTCCAGCGCCTGGGCGTACACGCCCTCTGGGTCTGCCTGTTGATCATCGTGGTGGGCGCCTTTGCCGGCCAATGGTTCGCGGTGATGCAGAAGATGGGGCTGGAGCACAACTTCTGGTTTGGTCACCAGGGTTGGGAATACGTGGATCTTGGCCGCTTCTGGCAATGGTTCCTTTTCATCGGCCTGGTGCTGTGGCTGTCGCTGGTGGGTCGCGCCCTGTGGCCCGCACTGCGCAAGGGCAGCGAATCACGCTCCATCGTCACCCTGCTCTTCCTGTCCACCGTGGCCATTGGCCTGTTCTACGCCGCCGGCCTGATGTGGGGCGAACACACCCACCTCTCGATGGTCGAGTACTGGCGCTGGTGGGTAGTGCATCTGTGGGTCGAAGGCTTCTTTGAAGTGTTCGCCGTGGCGGTCATCGCGTTCCTGTTTACCCGCCTGGGCCTGCTGCAGATTCGGTCCGCCACCATGGCGGTGCTGTTTGCCACCATCGTGTTCCTGTCCGGTGGCGTGCTGGGTACGCTGCATCACCTCTACTTCACCGGTACGCCGACCGCGGTCATTGCCCTGGGTGCAAGTTTCTCCGCACTGGAAGTGGTGCCGTTGGCGTATGTCGGGTTCGAGGCCTATCACAGCTACAAGATGGGCAAAGCCACACCGTGGATGGCGCGCTACCGCTGGCCGATCATGTTCTTCATCGCGGTGTCGTTCTGGAACCTGGTGGGTGCGGGCCTGTTCGGCTTCCTGATCAATCCGCCGCTGTCGCTGTACTACATGCAGGGTCTGAACCTGACGCCGACCCATGGCCACACCGCTCTGTTTGGCGTGTACGGCATGCTCGGCATCGGCCTGATGCTGTTCTGCCTGCGCGGCCTGAAGCCGGACGTGGTGTGGAACGAGAAGCTGCTGAAGACCGCGTTCTGGGCCATGAACATCGGTTTGAGCTTGATGGCGCTGCTGACCCTGTTGCCGCTGGGCCTCCTGCAGTTGCGAGCAGCGTTGGAGCACGGCTACTGGTATGCGCGCTCTGCCGAGTTCATGCAGCAACCCCTGATCGATCTGCTGGTCTGGATGCGCGTTCCCGGCGACACCATCTTCAGCATCGGCGCGGTGGCCTTGGTCTGGTTCGTGTTCCGCCTGTGGGTGGCGCCGCGGCGCGAGGCCGCGCTGCCCGCCCCGCAAGCAAGCTGA